From a single Actinomycetota bacterium genomic region:
- a CDS encoding polysaccharide deacetylase family protein, translating into MSEERGGTRVDSASRNARRRVSPARSRSRRTRKRLKFTRRFYILVGSLGLSVLVVILVAALASSGGGGDFQEKLAGTVGLMESELHRLKVNELGAVMILEYHRIAEEGRWSRTPENFRSDLAYLYEQGYRCISLKDLVTNNISVPAGYTPLVITFDDSDPSQFRYIEENGELVIDPRCAVGVMEEFSREHPDFNMTATFYVLPVLFGQEEYAETKLAYLVEHGYDIGNHTMNHVSLGEASTETILKELSGNIAMVQRYLPAYQQTSIALPNGSEPKDYNVLRYGDYEGVKIDFLASLLVGANPAPAPCDRSFDPLRLPRIQALDPSLDTGDCGLYAWVQYFMENPERRYVSDGDPTTVTIPKHMEERVDKEKLGNKRLRTY; encoded by the coding sequence ATGTCGGAGGAGAGAGGCGGGACGCGGGTTGACAGCGCATCTCGCAATGCACGGAGGCGCGTTTCGCCCGCGAGATCGCGCAGCAGGCGCACGCGCAAGCGCCTCAAGTTCACCCGGCGTTTCTACATCCTCGTGGGATCCCTGGGGCTGTCCGTCCTGGTCGTCATCCTGGTCGCGGCCCTGGCCTCCTCGGGGGGAGGCGGGGATTTCCAGGAGAAGCTCGCCGGCACCGTGGGCCTCATGGAGAGCGAGCTTCACCGCCTGAAGGTCAACGAGCTGGGGGCGGTGATGATACTCGAATACCACCGCATCGCCGAGGAGGGAAGGTGGTCGCGCACACCGGAAAACTTCCGCTCCGACCTCGCGTACCTCTACGAACAGGGGTACCGCTGCATCAGCCTCAAGGACCTGGTCACCAACAACATCTCCGTTCCGGCGGGATACACCCCCCTGGTGATAACCTTCGACGATTCCGATCCCAGCCAGTTCCGTTACATAGAGGAGAACGGAGAGCTGGTGATCGACCCCCGCTGCGCCGTGGGAGTCATGGAAGAGTTTTCCAGGGAACATCCCGACTTCAACATGACCGCCACCTTCTACGTGCTGCCGGTGCTCTTCGGGCAGGAGGAGTACGCTGAGACGAAGTTAGCCTATCTCGTGGAGCACGGATACGACATCGGCAACCATACCATGAACCACGTTTCCCTGGGTGAAGCCTCGACCGAAACCATACTGAAGGAGCTCTCCGGAAACATCGCCATGGTGCAGCGGTACCTGCCGGCATACCAGCAGACGAGCATCGCCCTCCCCAACGGCTCGGAGCCCAAGGACTACAACGTCCTCAGGTACGGGGATTACGAGGGCGTGAAGATCGACTTCCTGGCCTCCCTGCTGGTGGGCGCGAATCCGGCCCCCGCCCCCTGTGACCGCTCCTTCGATCCGCTGCGCCTTCCCCGCATCCAGGCCCTCGACCCCTCGCTGGATACGGGAGATTGCGGACTCTACGCGTGGGTCCAGTATTTCATGGAGAACCCGGAAAGGCGCTACGTGAGCGACGGCGACCCCACAACGGTCACCATCCCCAAGCACATGGAGGAACGCGTGGATAAGGAGAAGCTGGGGAACAAGCGCCTGAGGACCTATTGA
- a CDS encoding Lrp/AsnC ligand binding domain-containing protein, with the protein MKAFVLIKVEPGRLREVLDRLSGMKAVSEVHCITGPDDIIAVLDSDDARGISEVVISGLHGVEGIQATDTRLVVDIP; encoded by the coding sequence ATGAAGGCCTTCGTCCTCATCAAGGTGGAGCCGGGAAGGTTGCGGGAGGTGCTCGACAGGTTGTCCGGCATGAAGGCGGTGAGCGAGGTGCACTGCATCACAGGGCCCGACGACATCATCGCCGTGCTCGACTCCGACGACGCCCGCGGCATATCGGAGGTGGTCATCAGCGGCCTGCACGGGGTGGAGGGCATTCAGGCCACGGACACGCGGCTGGTTGTGGATATCCCGTAG
- a CDS encoding NAD(P)-dependent oxidoreductase → MRGETGSKTVMVTGGAGFFGELLKKRLLDEGYFCVSIDLVKDDYRHPDLVSVQGDIRDASLLEGIFSQYAFDAVFHCAAILAHAVKDKGFLWSSNVDGTARIAGLAERYGVPRVIFTSSNCLWGKSFGRPVREDDVPEPVEVYGKSKWEAEKILLDHGDSFKAVIIRCPTIIDCGRLGLLAILFDFIREGRKVWVVGDGSNRYQFIYAQDLADACIRSLAYPSSAVFNIGSDNVKSLKEVYQYVIDRAGTQARIAHLPERTTLLLMRAAYHLRLSPLGPYQYRMISSDFEFDTSKIKSELGWRPTLTNEEMLFEAYDYYRRNYEEIKRRSGVSAHKKSASMGIIRLLKWIS, encoded by the coding sequence ATGAGGGGAGAAACGGGATCGAAGACCGTGATGGTAACCGGGGGCGCCGGTTTCTTCGGGGAATTGCTGAAAAAGAGGTTGCTGGATGAGGGGTATTTCTGCGTCAGCATCGACCTGGTGAAGGACGACTACCGGCACCCCGACCTGGTCTCCGTGCAGGGGGACATCAGGGACGCCTCGCTGCTCGAGGGCATTTTCTCGCAATACGCTTTCGACGCCGTGTTCCACTGCGCGGCGATCCTCGCCCACGCCGTGAAGGACAAGGGTTTCCTGTGGTCCAGCAATGTCGACGGGACAGCCCGCATCGCCGGTCTCGCGGAACGGTACGGGGTACCCCGGGTGATCTTCACCTCCTCCAACTGCCTGTGGGGAAAGAGCTTCGGGCGGCCGGTGAGGGAGGACGACGTGCCGGAACCGGTGGAGGTCTACGGGAAGTCCAAATGGGAGGCGGAAAAGATCCTGCTGGACCACGGCGACTCCTTCAAGGCCGTGATCATCAGGTGCCCGACCATCATCGACTGCGGCCGCCTGGGCCTTCTGGCCATCCTCTTCGACTTCATCCGCGAGGGGCGGAAGGTGTGGGTGGTGGGGGACGGGAGCAACAGGTACCAGTTCATCTATGCACAGGACCTCGCAGACGCCTGCATCAGGTCGCTCGCTTACCCGTCGTCGGCCGTCTTCAACATAGGGTCGGACAACGTCAAGAGCCTGAAGGAGGTCTACCAGTACGTCATAGACAGGGCGGGGACACAGGCGAGGATCGCCCATCTTCCCGAGAGGACCACCCTCCTGCTGATGAGAGCGGCCTATCACCTGAGGTTATCCCCGCTCGGCCCCTACCAGTACCGCATGATCTCCTCCGATTTCGAGTTCGACACCTCGAAGATCAAGAGCGAACTGGGTTGGAGGCCGACCCTGACCAACGAGGAGATGCTCTTCGAGGCATACGATTATTACCGTAGAAACTATGAGGAGATCAAGCGGCGTTCCGGCGTCTCGGCCCACAAGAAGAGCGCGAGCATGGGGATCATCAGGCTCTTGAAATGGATCTCTTGA
- a CDS encoding TIGR04076 family protein, giving the protein MEEEVQVGFRVVGTVKAVKGFCSAGHKVGDQFELSGYSSGGLCGFFYHDIFPYLIMLQFGGGFPPEWGNPDVLVLDCLDRTNTVTLEMKRISPGLEAEP; this is encoded by the coding sequence ATGGAGGAAGAGGTGCAGGTGGGTTTCCGCGTGGTGGGAACCGTCAAGGCGGTCAAGGGCTTCTGTTCCGCGGGACACAAGGTCGGGGACCAGTTCGAGCTCAGCGGCTACAGTTCGGGGGGGCTGTGCGGCTTCTTCTACCATGACATCTTCCCCTACCTCATCATGCTGCAGTTCGGGGGAGGGTTCCCGCCGGAATGGGGGAACCCGGACGTGTTGGTGCTGGACTGCCTGGACAGGACGAACACCGTGACCCTGGAGATGAAAAGGATAAGCCCGGGGCTTGAAGCCGAACCGTGA
- a CDS encoding GerMN domain-containing protein yields the protein MRRAALALGLSLLLVLALCGGAVRAQEELPQEGETAGEGAPEAGQVYFYLNGELSPVPRDIAAGGQTLEFAVMELLNGPSEEERAAGYVTYIPEGVKLQYSTIKQDRSEYSVNLSRDLLSLAGNREAAIKALAQLVKTVREAGDIPVVGVTVASEDLSGMPEDAFAALGATAQEVEAEISGVEPEGGNGGDGSGKGLVLLLALGIPALLILAAAAFYTARKRKRGDGEGDTYVRRGGAGKARPRAAQGGGKKGAARGGAKGKGR from the coding sequence ATGAGAAGGGCCGCTCTCGCCCTGGGCCTGTCGTTGCTTCTTGTCCTCGCCCTGTGCGGAGGTGCGGTACGGGCACAGGAAGAACTCCCGCAGGAGGGGGAGACCGCGGGGGAAGGGGCTCCGGAAGCGGGACAGGTTTACTTCTATCTTAACGGAGAGCTGTCTCCCGTGCCCAGGGATATCGCTGCGGGGGGGCAGACGCTGGAATTCGCGGTCATGGAGCTGCTCAACGGGCCCAGCGAGGAGGAGCGCGCCGCGGGCTACGTCACCTACATACCGGAAGGGGTCAAGCTGCAGTACTCCACCATAAAGCAGGACCGCAGCGAGTACAGCGTCAACCTCTCGCGCGACCTCCTCTCCCTTGCCGGGAACCGGGAAGCGGCGATAAAGGCCCTGGCACAGCTGGTGAAGACGGTTCGGGAGGCCGGCGACATCCCGGTGGTGGGCGTCACCGTGGCCTCCGAGGACCTCTCGGGCATGCCCGAGGACGCCTTCGCCGCCCTCGGCGCCACAGCCCAGGAGGTGGAGGCGGAGATCTCGGGTGTCGAGCCGGAAGGCGGCAACGGCGGTGACGGGTCCGGCAAGGGGCTGGTCCTCCTCCTGGCGTTGGGCATACCGGCCCTGCTCATCCTCGCCGCGGCGGCTTTCTATACCGCGCGGAAAAGGAAAAGGGGCGATGGCGAGGGCGATACTTACGTGCGTAGGGGCGGCGCGGGGAAAGCGCGCCCCCGGGCGGCGCAAGGCGGTGGCAAAAAGGGCGCCGCGAGGGGCGGCGCAAAAGGGAAGGGCAGGTGA
- a CDS encoding M28 family peptidase: MSMDGADGATRRLLVTCTAVLLSLAVACGCGASPAPENGDPFLLSLADRVDASRMMGTIEYLCGDELGGRPAGSPQSALVEEYLAGRLEELGLQPVAPLGISGYRQDFPVPAERCFLEEETRADQAVTASNILGMIPGEGDEMVIITANYDGIGKDPESGAVYPGADYNASGVGALVEVATILSSLQEPPRRHVVFALLGAEECGSYGSSALASLLEEKGMRESARVINLEGLGAGDGDYMDVWDLNYRRNRETVRALEDAADLLGVTLELGGEDPGSSAGTFFLYHIPAVTCDWSWFNRDEHPDFHLTTDTPERINREGLRKATRVVSVAAWMLAG; this comes from the coding sequence GTGAGCATGGATGGCGCGGACGGTGCGACGCGGCGGTTACTCGTAACCTGCACCGCCGTACTCCTCTCCCTCGCGGTGGCGTGCGGGTGCGGTGCCTCTCCCGCGCCGGAGAACGGCGACCCCTTCCTGCTCTCCCTGGCCGACCGCGTGGATGCCTCCCGCATGATGGGGACCATCGAGTACCTGTGCGGCGATGAGCTCGGAGGGAGGCCGGCAGGGTCACCCCAGAGCGCCCTGGTGGAGGAATACCTGGCCGGGCGGCTGGAGGAGCTGGGGCTGCAGCCCGTGGCGCCCCTCGGCATCTCCGGCTACCGCCAGGACTTCCCGGTTCCCGCCGAGAGGTGCTTCCTCGAGGAGGAGACAAGGGCGGACCAGGCGGTCACGGCGAGCAATATCCTGGGCATGATACCGGGAGAGGGCGATGAGATGGTGATCATCACCGCGAACTACGACGGCATAGGCAAAGATCCCGAGAGCGGCGCCGTCTATCCCGGGGCCGATTACAACGCTTCCGGCGTGGGCGCGCTCGTGGAGGTGGCGACCATCCTCTCCTCGCTGCAGGAACCGCCCCGGCGTCACGTCGTCTTCGCCCTGCTGGGAGCCGAGGAATGCGGCTCCTACGGGTCCTCCGCCCTCGCCTCCCTCCTGGAGGAGAAGGGCATGCGCGAGAGCGCGCGCGTCATCAACCTGGAGGGACTGGGAGCCGGTGACGGCGATTACATGGACGTCTGGGACCTCAACTACCGGCGCAACCGCGAAACGGTGCGGGCCCTGGAGGACGCGGCGGACCTGCTGGGGGTGACCCTGGAGCTGGGAGGGGAAGACCCGGGGTCCTCCGCGGGCACCTTCTTCCTCTATCACATCCCCGCCGTCACCTGCGACTGGTCATGGTTCAACCGCGATGAACACCCGGATTTTCACCTCACCACCGACACGCCGGAAAGGATAAACCGGGAGGGCCTGCGCAAGGCCACGCGCGTGGTATCCGTCGCCGCATGGATGCTCGCGGGTTAG
- a CDS encoding zinc-dependent metalloprotease, translating to MDEERENAWDRSLREVNEFMEAVARKIPVLRSLRAAFREQGDLVIDWEQAREIAVIVAQSDMVAYTPPGPEVQRAFEEMRRHSEELVRSYSRLQPLEEVGPLFVFDRPQWIDANLSGFQLMFEPLAESYDKALRGLEERRKRRSGLGRRLTRGLLTAQLGMVIGYLARNVLGQFDLGLPRLEDSGKLYIVYPNLVKAEGRMRLDPGDFRLWITLHEVTHGFEFAAHPWLRGYLRSLMERYFRSVSLRLEEMSLRLKPEELRDAGRLNEIINQGGLMSIVHTPEQRDILARIQAFMSLVEGYSNLVMDMVGKDVIPTFREMSVAFRHRREAKTGAERLVERMLGFDLKLQQYQVGELFCREVMEKKGLDFLNLAWKREENLPGADEIRHAFLWIERMEESEGRRVQHHRI from the coding sequence GTGGATGAAGAAAGGGAAAACGCCTGGGACCGCAGCCTGCGGGAAGTAAACGAGTTCATGGAGGCGGTGGCCAGGAAGATACCCGTGCTGAGATCGCTGCGTGCGGCCTTCCGGGAACAGGGCGACCTGGTGATCGACTGGGAGCAGGCCAGGGAGATCGCGGTGATCGTGGCGCAATCGGACATGGTGGCGTACACCCCGCCAGGCCCCGAGGTGCAGCGCGCTTTCGAGGAGATGAGGCGGCACAGCGAGGAGTTGGTGCGGAGCTACTCGCGCCTGCAACCATTGGAGGAGGTGGGGCCGCTCTTCGTCTTCGACCGCCCGCAGTGGATCGACGCCAACCTCTCCGGCTTCCAGCTCATGTTCGAGCCGCTCGCGGAAAGCTACGATAAGGCCTTGCGGGGACTGGAGGAGCGGAGGAAACGGCGCTCCGGCCTGGGGCGCAGGCTCACCAGGGGCCTGCTCACCGCCCAGCTGGGCATGGTCATTGGTTACCTCGCGCGCAACGTGCTCGGCCAGTTCGACCTGGGACTGCCCAGGCTGGAGGACAGCGGCAAGCTGTACATCGTCTACCCCAACCTGGTCAAGGCGGAGGGCAGGATGCGCCTTGACCCGGGCGACTTCCGCCTGTGGATAACCCTGCACGAGGTCACCCACGGCTTCGAGTTCGCCGCCCATCCGTGGCTGCGCGGCTACCTGAGGTCCCTCATGGAAAGGTATTTCCGCAGCGTCTCCCTGCGCCTCGAGGAGATGAGCCTGCGCCTCAAGCCGGAGGAGCTGCGCGACGCCGGGCGTCTCAACGAGATCATCAACCAGGGCGGCCTCATGTCCATCGTGCACACCCCCGAGCAGCGGGATATCCTGGCGCGTATCCAGGCCTTCATGTCCCTGGTCGAGGGGTACAGCAACCTCGTCATGGACATGGTGGGAAAGGACGTCATCCCCACCTTCCGGGAGATGAGCGTGGCCTTCCGCCACCGCAGGGAGGCGAAGACGGGGGCGGAAAGGCTGGTGGAGAGGATGCTGGGCTTCGACCTCAAGCTGCAGCAGTACCAGGTGGGGGAGCTATTCTGCCGCGAGGTGATGGAGAAGAAGGGCCTGGATTTCCTCAACCTGGCCTGGAAGAGGGAGGAAAACCTCCCCGGCGCGGACGAGATACGCCACGCTTTCCTGTGGATCGAACGCATGGAGGAAAGCGAGGGCAGGAGGGTGCAGCACCACCGTATCTAA